In Fodinibius saliphilus, a genomic segment contains:
- the purN gene encoding phosphoribosylglycinamide formyltransferase → MFNIVVFASGSGTNFQSIINAIEAGEIDGQLAGLITNKTGIQAIERAKNHRIPHIILAPSQFTDQSTYIESLLKQLEQWNTDLIALAGYMIKIPTAVIEQYHGRIINIHPSLLPKYGGKGFYGMRVHQAVIDNDENESGCTVHLVTEEYDDGPILGQRKVPVKSSDNADDLASRVLKEEHKLFPEVIAKLTNELNSKSNN, encoded by the coding sequence TTGTTCAATATCGTTGTTTTTGCTTCTGGGTCGGGTACCAACTTTCAATCTATCATTAATGCGATAGAAGCCGGGGAAATTGATGGACAGCTAGCCGGTCTTATTACCAACAAAACTGGGATCCAAGCCATAGAACGTGCTAAAAATCATCGTATCCCTCATATAATACTGGCTCCCTCCCAATTCACAGATCAGTCGACATATATTGAAAGCCTGTTAAAACAACTGGAACAATGGAATACCGACTTGATTGCATTGGCGGGCTATATGATAAAAATTCCAACTGCCGTGATTGAACAATACCATGGCCGAATCATCAATATTCACCCTTCCCTGCTCCCTAAATACGGTGGAAAAGGGTTCTACGGGATGCGTGTTCATCAGGCTGTAATAGATAATGATGAGAATGAGTCAGGATGCACTGTTCATCTGGTTACGGAAGAGTATGATGATGGTCCAATACTTGGGCAGCGCAAAGTTCCTGTCAAAAGTTCTGACAATGCTGATGACTTGGCCAGCCGGGTTTTAAAAGAAGAGCATAAACTCTTTCCTGAAGTAATAGCTAAACTCACTAACGAATTAAACTCCAAATCCAATAATTAA